The genomic interval TATCCTATCGCCCGGCGGCCGGGAAATATGACGCCGGTAAGTTTCCCGGCCCGAGGCCTTTCGAACATTATAGGATGCGGAGCGTAATTAATAAATAACTACTGAAGGAGTTAACATCTATTCAGGGTTCCTGCAGGAGAAGATTATTCAATATTGAATTAAATGACGAACCGGAAAGATACCAGTAAAATAAGGGTTTTCTCCGAAAAAGCCGGTGATATGGAGAAGACCCTAATCTCTGGAGGTAATAGTGAAATGACAGGCGAAAGATTTAACGATTCTGAAGAGATCATTATCGAGGAAGTTCTGGACCTGGATTTTGTGCAGGAACTGCAGGATGAATTCGTCAAAGCCCTGGGTATAGCCACCCTCACCTCCGATGTCGAGGGCAATAAGCTTACCGAGCCCAGCGGCTTTACCGATTTCTGTCAGCTGATGCGCTCCAGCGCAGAGGGAGAAAGGCGCTGCGAGGAGTCAGGACGCAGAGGAGGAAAAAAAGCCCGGAAAAGAGGAGAAGCACAGGTATATGAGTGCCACGCCGGGCTTTATGATTTTTCCATACCGATCGAGATAGCAGGCGAACATGTCTGCAATGTCAAAGGTGGACAGATCGTTCCCGAGGACCCTCCTACTAAAGAAGAAATACGCAGCATAGCCCGGGAGTTAAATCTCGACCCGGAGCGGATGGAAGAAAAATTTGAGAATGTGCCCCGGGTGGAGGTAAGTCAGGTAAGAGCCGCAGCCAACATAATGCAGCTGGTTCTTTCCTCCCTGAGCGAGGTCTGGTCTCACCAATACCAGCTGGAAGAATTCTCTCAGAAAAGGACCGAAAAATTCAACGATGCTTTCGATAGGATAGAAAGCATATCCGCCTCGGCTCAGGAGCTCACCGCCAGCTCCCAGGAGATCTCATCGCAGGCCAAAAATACTGAAGAACTGCTGGAAGAAGTGGAAGAAAGTCTCGATAGAACCGAGGATATTTATAATGCTGTTAAAAAGATAGCCGATAAAACGACGATTCTCGGGCTCAATGCCTCCATAGAAGCCGCCCGGTTAGGTCAGGAGGGCGCCGGCTTCAATGTGGTGGCCGAGGAGATTAGAGAGCTCTCCGAAAACTCCAAAGAATCGATCGCGGAGATCGAGAAAACCATGGTTGAGATGAGAAAAAAGATGGACGAAATTCACTCAGCCGCCGGCGAAACCAGCGAGATAACCGACGAGCAGGCCAATGCTGTCGAGGGGCTTACCGAGGATCTGCAAAGGGTCCAGCATGTCATGCGGGAAGTCCTGGAGATGGATATATAATCTCTCGGCAGAGATGATTATAATGCTGCGGGTGGCCACGTAATCCGCTCCGGCAAAATAAATAATGCCGGCCTCAAAAGGCTGGCGGCTGCTCTCGATATCCCTTTCGCCGAGTTTTTCTACGATGCACAGGTGATTGCTGGCGGTCTGTTCGAAATTCGCTTCCAGGGCATAATCCGATATCATGGCTATCTCCAGCTGCATATATGGATGGACGTTCTGAAACTGCTGCTCAAAATCATCGGCACTTATCTTCGTTGAGATTTGCGCGGTTTATCGCTATCTCTTTTCTGCTCCTCCGTTTTCTCCTCGAAAAGACATCCGAACCAGTCACTGCCCTGCCAGCGATGACCGCATTTCTCGCAAATCTTGCAGCTGAGGCTGCTGTCATCGCAGGCAGCAGCATTCTCCTGAACGGATTCGCTGCCGCATCTGGGACACATCATTTTTTATCCCCCCCTGCAAAAGCACCCAGGCATCAAAAAACCCGGAAGCATAAGGAAGTTTATCATTATTCGTATGTAAAAGGGGGACGATTTTGACGGGGCGGACGGGTTCAAATTTTTGTTTTTTCCTCATCAATAATTATACCAGATTTCTGCCACTAGTCAAAAAAAAATGGAACAGTCAGAACGGATAAGGGTCTTGAGTCTTCTTTTTATCAGTGGATAGATGATGAAGAAAGAAGATCCAGGGTTTTAAGCTGGAAAATGAAAAAAGTTTTTGCGACAGCTTTGTCAGCTGTAGAACATATGATACAATGATTATAATAGCAAACTGAAATAATAGGAATATCATATCGGGTTGTGATGGGCAAATCTTAAAAGGAGGTCAGCCTGCGATGGGAGAGCAGCTCCGGCTGGATTGTAATCTCGACATATCCTCCATGACCCTGGCCGAAATCAGGGATTATCTGCAGGGGCGGCAGCATATTCCCGAACCAGTCCGCCGCCGTCTCGAAGCTGATGACCGCCGGGGCAGTAAAAAGCTGCTGCAATCACATAATCGCCGCCGCCAGAAACAAAAGCGCCGGCGCAGGCATCTGAACCAGCTGAAAAAATATGAGAATGAGCTGCGGGAACAGGGAATTAAATTGATAGCCGGGCTGGACGAGGCCGGCTGCGGCGCCCTGGCAGGCCCGGTGATGGCTGGCGCCATAATTCTGCCGGCGGGCAGCCGGATAACGGGGGTAGATGACTGTAAAAAGCTGACGCCGGGCCGCCGTGAGGAACTGGCTCGCCGGCTGAAAGAAGAAGCTCTGGCCTGGAATACAGGCGAGGCCGGGGTGAGCGAGATAGACAACCTGGGCATCACCTCTGCCACCTCGCTGGCCATGTTCAGAGCTGCCGACGGTTTAACCCCCGAACCAGAACGCCTGCTTGTCGATGGTCACCCGGAATTGCCTGAGCTGGATTTTCCGATAGAAGGAGTAGCCGGCGGAGACGGATGTGTTTATTCGATAGCTGCCGCCTCTATTCTGGCCAAGGTCTGCCGCGATCGAAAGATGGATAGGCTGGCTGAAAATTTTCCCGGCTACGCCTTTGCAGAACACAGGGGTTATGGAACTCCCGCCCATCGCCGGGAAGTAAGCCGCCGCGGTCAAACGCCTCTACACCGCCGGGATTTTAGTTTCAATAAGCGCGGCCAACTCAGTCTTTTAACACAATAAAAATTCGGAAGTTA from Halarsenatibacter silvermanii carries:
- a CDS encoding PocR ligand-binding domain-containing protein; the encoded protein is MTNRKDTSKIRVFSEKAGDMEKTLISGGNSEMTGERFNDSEEIIIEEVLDLDFVQELQDEFVKALGIATLTSDVEGNKLTEPSGFTDFCQLMRSSAEGERRCEESGRRGGKKARKRGEAQVYECHAGLYDFSIPIEIAGEHVCNVKGGQIVPEDPPTKEEIRSIARELNLDPERMEEKFENVPRVEVSQVRAAANIMQLVLSSLSEVWSHQYQLEEFSQKRTEKFNDAFDRIESISASAQELTASSQEISSQAKNTEELLEEVEESLDRTEDIYNAVKKIADKTTILGLNASIEAARLGQEGAGFNVVAEEIRELSENSKESIAEIEKTMVEMRKKMDEIHSAAGETSEITDEQANAVEGLTEDLQRVQHVMREVLEMDI
- a CDS encoding ribonuclease HII, with amino-acid sequence MGEQLRLDCNLDISSMTLAEIRDYLQGRQHIPEPVRRRLEADDRRGSKKLLQSHNRRRQKQKRRRRHLNQLKKYENELREQGIKLIAGLDEAGCGALAGPVMAGAIILPAGSRITGVDDCKKLTPGRREELARRLKEEALAWNTGEAGVSEIDNLGITSATSLAMFRAADGLTPEPERLLVDGHPELPELDFPIEGVAGGDGCVYSIAAASILAKVCRDRKMDRLAENFPGYAFAEHRGYGTPAHRREVSRRGQTPLHRRDFSFNKRGQLSLLTQ